GCTGCAAAAGAAAAAAATATTCCTATAAGAATTGGAGTTAATTCTGGTTCAATAGAAAAAGAAATTTTAAAAAAATATTCAAAACCTTGTGTAGATGCTTTGGTTGAAAGTGCCATGTACCATATTAGACTACTTGAAAAATTTGAATTTTTTGATATAATAGTGTCATTAAAATCAAGTAATGTGAAAATGATGGTAGAAGCATATAGAAAAATTAGTTCACTTGTTGATTATCCATTACATTTAGGAGTTACAGAGGCAGGAACAAAGTTTCAAGGAACAGTTAAATCAGCAATAGGTATAGGAGCTTTATTAATAGATGGTATAGGAGATACTTTAAGAGTCTCTTTAACTGAAAATCCTGTGGAAGAAATAAAAGTAGCTAAAGAAATTTTAAAAGTTTTAGATTTGTCTAGTGAAGGTGTTGAAATTATATCTTGTCCTACTTGTGGGAGAACAGAAATAGATTTAATAGGACTGGCAAAAAAAGTTGAAAAAGAATTTGAAAATGAAAAAAATAAAATTAAAATAGCTGTTATGGGTTGTGTTGTAAATGGACCAGGTGAAGCAAGAGAAGCTGATTACGGTATAGCAGCAGGTAGAGGAATAGGAATATTGTTTAAAAAAGGTGAAATAGTAAAAAAAGTTTCTGAAAATAGTTTATTGGAGGAATTGAAAAAAATGATAAGTGAAGATTTAGAAAATAAAAAAATTAAACTTTTTTTATAATATCAATGTCTAAACTATATATTAGTATATTGGAGTGAAAATATGGATTTTGATAACATTTATGAAGAATATTTTGATAGAGTATACTATAAAGTTTTAAGTGTTGTCAAAAATGATGATGATGCTGAAGATATTTGCCAAGAAACTTTTATAAGTGTATATAAAAATTTAAGTAAATTTAGAGAAGAAAGCAATATATATACTTGGATATATAGAATTGCAATTAATAAAACATATGATTTTTTCAAAAAAAGAAAGTTAGAATTTGAGATAAATGATGAAGTTTTGTCTTTACCAGAAGATATTAATTTTGATACGAAAGTGATACTTGAAGAGAAACTAAAATTAATTTCTGAAAAAGAAAGAGAAATTGTTATTCTTAAAGATATTTATGGATATAAATTAAAGGAGATTGCAGAGATAAAAAATATGAATTTGTCTACTGTAAAATCTGTTTATTATAAAGCACTTAAAGATATGGGAGGAAATTGATATGTCACCTAAGGAAAAAGTTAGAGCAAACATATATAAAGCTTTACTAGAAGAAGAAAAAAGGAAAAATAAGAGAATGTCTATATTCTCAATAGGCTTATTTTTTGTTGGAATAGTAACTATGTCAACATATAATTCACTTGTAAAATCAGTACCTAATAATGAAAATAATATTGTTGCTTCTGGTGAAGTTCGTGAAGCATTACTTTCAAGTATTTATGATAATTCTAGTGTTATTGGGACAAAAACAACTCAATTAAATCCAGATGAATTATTTATCTATAATAATCAAATTTAAGTGAGGGGATAGGTGTATGAAAAAATTTTTTTGTGTTTTATTTTTTTTAGTTTCAGTTTTTGGATTTGCCTCAGATGATAATGGACTAGGAATAGTAGATGATGCTGATTTAAGAGCAGCAGGAGTAAAGTCTGAAAATATAAAAAAAGCTAAGGAATTGATGAATCAAGTAGCAAGTAATTATGAATTAAGACTTTTAGAAAGAAAACAATTAGAATTACAAATTAATAAATATATTTTAGATGGTCCTGAAAAATATTTAAAACAGATAGATGAAATGTTTGATAAAATAGGGGCAATAGAGGCAGCTATAATGAAAGAGAGGTTAAGAAGTCAAATTCAAATGAAAAAATATATAACTGCTGAACAATATATGAAAGCGAAAGAAATTGCTATAAAAAGATTATCAAAATAGGTTTAATATTATGAGAGATTTTTAATTAATTCTCTCATTTTTTATTTAATTTTAACTTGCATTATAAAAGTAAATATGCTAAAATTATCCTTGATATCAGAAAATTTTAGGAAGGTGAAAAAATGAAAAAAGGAATACATCCTGAATTCGATCTTGTTGTTTTTGAAGATATGGCAGGTAACCAATTCTTAACTAGATCTACAAAACTACCAAAAGAAACAACAACTTTTGAAGGAAAAGAATATCCAGTAATAAAAGTAGCTGTTAGCTCAAAATCACACCCATTCTATACTGGGGAACAAAGATTTGTTGATACAGCTGGAAGAGTTGACAAATTTAATAAGAAATTCAACTTGGGTAAAAAATAATCAATTTAAAAAACAGGGTTTCTTATCCTGTTTTTTTATGAAAAAAGGGAGGAATATATATGTCAGTAATTGAAATTAATCACCCACTTATTGAGCATAAGATGACTATTCTTAGAAGTGCAGACACAGATACTAAATTATTTAGAGAAAATCTAAATGAGATAGCAAAACTTATGACTTATGAAGCAACAAAACATTTAAAATTAGAAACAACAGAGGTTACAACACCATTGATGAAAACTCAGGCCTATGTATTACAGGATAAAGTAGCGTTAGTTCCTATACTTAGAGCAGGGCTTGGAATGGTTGATGGAATTCTTGATTTAATTCCTACTGCAAAAGTGGGTCATATAGGAGTTTATAGAAATGAAGAAACTCTTGAACCTGTTTACTACTATTGTAAACTGCCTACTGATATAGCTTCAAGGAAGGTTATTCTTGTTGACCCTATGCTTGCAACAGGGGGGTCAGCAGTTTATGCTATTGATTATTTAAAATCACAAGGTGTGACTGATATAACATTTATGTGTTTAGTTGCAGCACCAGATGGAATAGCAAAACTTTTAAATAAACACCCAGATGTACCTATTTATACAGCTAAAATAGACCAAGGTTTAAATGAAAATGGATATATTTATCCAGGACTTGGAGATTGTGGAGATAGAATATTTGGAACAAAATAATAAATTTATAGTAAATAAAAAATAAGTGAGTTACATTCCAGATTTTAGGATAAAAATTAAATAGAATGAGCCGAGCAAATCTCACTGTGTCTGAACGAAGTGATCTTAGAAGCTATTAATGAACTTGTTCATTTAGAGCTTCTTACAGATAGTGAATTTGCAGCGAATTCTTAATTTTTATCCGTTAGGAAATCTGGCTAGTAACGAACTATTTTTATATTTATTGAGGAATATATTATGAAGAAATTTTTTAAAATTTTATTCTTTATTGTCTTATTTTTAATTTTGATATTATGGTTAGTGAAAATTTTTCTGTTGACTCATAAATATCAAGTAAAATATTATAATGAAAATAAAATAGAAAAAGATATAGTTATAACTTTTAATGGTATCTATGGTTATGAGAAACAGTTAAGATTTATAGATGAAAAATTAGCTGAGGATGGTTATTCTGTTGTTAATATTCAATATCCAACAGTTGATGATAAGATTGCAGAAATGACTGATAAATATATAATCCCAACTATTGATGAGCAAGTAAAAAAATTAAATGAAATTAATTTAGAAAGAAAAGCTAAAAATCAACCTGAGTTAAAGATAAATTTTGTTGTTCATTCTATGGGTTCATGTTTAATTAGGTATTATTTAAAGGAACATAAATTAGGTAGTTTAGGAAAAGTTGTTTTAATCTCCCCTCCTTCACATGGAAGTCAATTATCAGATAATCCTATTGCTGATTTATTGTGGTATTTCATAGGACCTGCTGTTGCAGATATGAAAACAGATAAAGATAGCTTTGTTAATCAATTAGGAGACCCAGATTATCCTTGTTATGTTTTAATTGGAGATAAGTCTAATAATTTTTTATATTCTATACTTATAAAAGGTGAAGATGATGGAATGGTACCTTTGGCTACTGCAAGATTAGAAGGTTGCCCTTTAAAAATAATAGAAAATACTACACATACAAGTATCTTAGAAAAACAAGAAACAGTGGACGAGATTTTGAGATTTTTAAAAGAATAAAATATAGTATAAATTTTAATTTATAATGTAACTAAAAATAAGTGAAATTGCATTCTAAATTTTAGCTTAAAAATTGAAGCAAATGAGCCGAGCAAATCTCAGCGTGTTTGAAGCTGACTTGTCAGCAAGTTTGCTGAATTTGCAGCGAATGTCAATTTTTAAGTGTTAAAAAATTTAGCTAGCAATGAACTATTTTTATTACATTTATTAACCTATTTAGTAATAAATCATTTTCTATATTAATTTATATTAAAAAAGCTATTATAAATAGAATTTTCTCTAAATATAATAGCTTTTATTTTTTTATTAAAAAATTTTTACTATGCTTTTATATCGTTTTTACAAGCACCAGTGTCTAAGTATTCTTTTAAATTTTCTAATGAAGTTTCTATCATATTTGAAGCAGCTTCATCAGTATAAGAACCAACATGAGGAGTTACTAAAACTCTTGGATATAAATCTAATAATTTATTGTATAGAGGGTAGTCAGTTCTAAATTCAGCTTGTTTGTCAGAGAAATTTTTAAAGAAATAGTTAACTTCTCCTTCAATAGTATCTATACCAGCAGCTGCAAGATGTCCACTTTCAAGAGCATTTACAACAGCTTCTAAATCCATTAATTCTCCTCTTGCAGTATTAATCAATATAGAATTTTCTTTCATTTTGCTCAAAAATTCTTTTGTAACAATTTTTCCATTTTCTTTAATAAATGGAGCATGTAAAGTTATAATATCACTTTTTGCTATTAATTCTTCCATAGAAACTTGTGTAACTATATCATCTATACCAGTTTTAGGGAACATATCATATCCAATAACATTTGCACCTAAACCTTTAAATAATTTTGCAGCAGTAAATCCGATTCTTCCAAGTCCAATTACACCAACAGTACAGTTTCTAACTTCTCTTGAAAACATATTTTTATCAACTGTAAAATCTCTTTTATTAAATTTTTGAGCAGTATAAGGTAGGTGTCTTAATAAAGACATAGCCAATGAAACAGCTAATTCAGCTATTGCATTTGGAGAATAGAATGGAACATAAGCTAGTTTAAATCCTAATTCTTTAGCATACTTTACATCAATATGGTTAGTTCCAACTGTTCTAGTGAATAAATATTTTACACCATAGCTCTTATACATATCTAATACTTCTTTTGTTGCAAAACAGTTTCCACGAAGAACAACACATTCAAAACCCTTTGCTTTTTCAGCAGTTTCTTTGCTGTTAAGATAATCAGGAATTAATTCTAAATCATAACCAAATTTTTTATTTAGTTCATGAAATAAAGGTACTTCAACTTCTCTTACACCATAAAATAAAACTTTCATTAAATCTCCTCCTTAAAAATTAAAAGTAATATATATTTTTACTATTTTTTGTACTTAAATTAATTATAGCATAAAAAAAATAAAAGAAAAGAACAAATATTTATAAAATTTATATTTTCATATATAAAATAAAACTTCCACCAAAAATTTAAAATAAAATGAAGAATAAAATATTAATGATATATATAATTAATGATATAAAAAATGTTCATATAAAATAATAATTAGTAATATTTTTTTCAAAAATATTACATATTGTATTGAAAAATTAAAAAGAATTTTATATTGACATATAAAAAAAATATGATATAATATAAAATATAAATGGAACAAAATTTATTGTTTTTTGTTTATTAATTTTTAAGGAGGAATTAGAATGAGTAAAGAAACTTTAAACCCACTATTAAGTGCACAAGCAAAAGTAAAAGAAGCATGTGATGCATTAGGATTGGAACCAGCAGTGTATGAATTATTAAAGGAACCTCAAAGAATAATAGAAATTTCTATTCCAGTAAGAATGGATGATGGATCTATAAAAACATTTAAAGGGTACAGATCAGCACATAATGATGCAGTAGGACCTTTCAAAGGAGGAATCAGATTCCACCAAAATGTTAATGCTGATGAAGTAAAGGCTCTATCAATTTGGATGAGTATTAAATGTCAAGTAACTGGTATTCCTTATGGAGGAGGAAAAGGTGGAATTACAGTAGATCCTTCTGAATTATCTCAAAGAGAATTAGAACAACTATCAAGAGGTTGGGTAAGAGGAATGTGGAAATACTTAGGTGAAAAAGTAGATGTTCCTGCTCCAGATGTAAATACAAATGGACAAATTATGGCTTGGATGCAAGATGAATATAATAAGTTAACTGGTGAACAAACTATTGGAGTTTTCACAGGAAAACCTTTAACTTATGGTGGTTCTCAAGGAAGAAATGAAGCAACTGGATTTGGTGTTGCTGTAACTATGAGAGAAATATTCAAAGCTCTAGGAAAAGATTTAAAAGGTGCAAAAGTTGCTGTTCAAGGATTTGGAAATGTTGGAAAATTCACTGTAAAAAATATAATGAAATTAGGTGGAAAAGTTGTAGCAGTTGCTGAATTTGAAAAAGCAAAAGGAGCTTATGCAATATATAAAGATTCTGGATTTACATTTGAAGAATTAGAAGCTGCAAAAGCTGCTGGAAGTTTAACAAAGGTAGCTGGTGCAAAAGAATTATCTATGGATGAATTCTGGTCTTTAGATGTTGATGCTATTGCTCCATGTGCATTAGAAAATGCTATTAAAGAACATGAAGCTAACTTAGTAAAAGCTAAAATAATTTGTGAAGGTGCTAATGGACCAATAACTCCAGAAGCTGATGAAATTCTTTATAAGAAAGGTATAGTAGTTACTCCTGATGTTTTAACAAATGCTGGTGGAGTTACAGTATCTTACTTTGAATGGGTACAAAATATCTATGGATATTATTGGACAGAAAAAGAAGTTGAAGAAAGAGAAGAAAGAGCTATGGTTGATGCATTTAAACCTATATGGGAAATGAAAGTTGAAAAGAATGTTTCATTCAGACAAGCTACTTATATGAAATCTATCAAGAGAATAGCTGAAGCTATGAGAGTTAGAGGATGGCTATAATTAAAAAATATTTACACCCAAAGTTTTAAACTTTGGGTGTTTTTTTGTTAAGACATTTTTTACTATCTTTCTTTAAGAAAAAAATTGAAACTGCAATTAAAATAACACTTATCACATGAGGAGCTCTAAAATTAAAGAACATTAAATCTTCAACTCTGAAAAAACTTACTATAATTCTATTTACAGAATAGATTATTACATACCACCACCACATGTAACCAGGTGCTTTATTTTTTTTCTTTCTCAATATAAACCAAATTATAAAAAAACCAATAAGATTTAAAATCATTTCATATAACATAGCTGGGTGTAATGCCAAGTTAGGAAATTCACTTCCTGCTGGTGAACTACTTGGAAACACAATTCCCCAAGGAACTAAATTTGGATAATTTGCTTTATCAGCTATTGATAAAGACTGATAATGAGAATACCATTCATAGAATTTTGGCTTTAAACTGAATATTACAGAGAATGGAGTAAAAGTTGGAACTCCATGTATTTCTCCATTCATAAAATTACCTATTCTACCAATAGCTTGACCTAAAATAAATGGACCTGCTGCAAAATCTCCCAAAGTTAAAGGGTTTATTTTTTTTATTTTTGCAAAAATAAATGTTCCAACAATTCCTCCTAATATACCTCCATGTATTGCCATTCCACCATGCCAAACAGCTGGAATTTCAAGAGGGTCTTGTAAATAATAAGGAAGATTAAATAGAACATAGTAAAGTCTTCCACCTATAAGTCCTGAAATAATGGCAACAAAAGCATAATTCTCAACTAAATCAACATCAAAGTTTCTTTCCTTTGCAATTTTTTTTCCAAGACTGATACCAACAAAAAATGCTATTGCATACATAAGTCCATAATAATGCAATTCAATAGGACCTATTTTTAAAAATACTGGATTCATTAAAAAACTCCTTAACTAATATTTTAAATACTTAACCACATTTGAATTATGGAAAAAGTTATAATTCCTTCTATAAAGAATAAAGTGAATTCTCTATGATTTTTTAGCAAATAATTTATTGCTTTTGAAAAAGCAACTAAACCTACACCAATACCTAGTGCTAAAATAATTAAAGGTATAAAAATTGTAAAAGATTTTTCCTTTAAAGATAAAGTTAAAGAAGAAATTAAATATACTACATTATAATATTCTCCTAACATCATTAATAATAATGAGCCTGAAATACCTGGAATAATCATTGCTCCTGCTGCTACAACTCCACATAAAAATAATTTTATTAAATATATAGTTGTAAACCCCTTACTTAATTGAATAGTAACTGCCCCTGCTGTTTTATCTCCATACTTTAATCCTAAAAGAATAAAAATTATCATAATTATAGCTCCATAACAGAAAGCCAATACATTTTTTTTCTTTTTATAGTCCAATCCTTTTACTATATAAGGAATAGATGGCAATATAAGTAAAGTGAATATTGTTACTGTAATTTTAGGATAGTTAGTTATGGAATATCTTATGATATTAGCAAAAAGAAAAATTCCTGTTGCTGCTCCAACTAAAACTACAAGTAAATAGAAAAAATAAGAAAGTTTAGTTTTTCTGTCAACCAAAAAGAAATTTCCTATTTTTTCTGTAATAGGGTCATATACATTTAGCATAACTGCTAATGTTCCACCAGAAACACCAGGGATTATATTAGCAACACCAATAATTATTGATTTTAAAAAAAGTAATATCATTATTAGCTTTCTTCTCCTTTAAAAATTCTTTTTACTCTAAGTGGTGATATAGCTATTAAAAATTCAAGCATACTTATTCCTGTTCTAAGTTTCATCTCATTAGGTCTATGATATAAATGTACTTTATCTCCTACATTGACTCTATCATCAACTTCAATAAAAGTGTTATCCATAGTAACCTGTGAAATGACGTATTCTTTCTTTTTTATAAGGCAAGTAGTTTTATTATTAGCTTTTAAAAAGCCATCACCATAGCCAATTTTTATTTTAGCAATTTTTTTAGTTTTAGGACTTATAGAAGATAAATCTTCATAGGCAACATAATCTAATTCATTGACATATCTAACAGAATCTACATAACCAATAAGTCCTGTAAAAACAGGCTTTAAATCTAAATCATAAAATCCTGCTTCTTGTAGACCATAAGTCAACATTCCTGTTCTTACATGTGTTACAACTTCAACATCATAATTATAAATTCCTGCTGCATTTTGAAGGTGTATCATTTGAAAATTATTTCTACCTAATTTATTAACAACTTCTGTAAATTTCCTAATGACTTCTAAACCATCAGTATATGAGGCAGAAAATAGATGTGAAAAAATACTTAGAAATTTAAGACTATTGAATTTAATAAGATTTTTTAATTCATCAACTTCTTCTTCTTTTACACCATTTCTACCAAAACCAAAGTCAATTTTCAATGATAGTCTATCTATTGGAATGTTATTAGCCAAAGCATTTTTTAAATCTTTAATACTATTAATAGTAGGACAAATTTGAGGATATTTTTCAAGAAATGAATAATCATCATTCAATGATTCAAAAACTAAAATTTTAAAATCATTTATAGAGAAATTATTCATCATATATTCTGTAATAGATATAGCCTCAGAAAATCTAGCAACTGCCCAAGTTTTTAAATTGAAATCATAAAGAGCTTTTGCAATCAAAAGAGAGTTATGACCATAAGCATTAGCTTTTATAACTGGTAATAATTCCTTTTGTTTATATTCTCTTAAATATTCAATATTGTGATATAAAGCATCTTTATCTAGTGAAACATAAAAAGAAGTATTCATAATAAAAGCCTCCTAAAAACTAATATTTTATATTTTATAATTATAACATAAAAAATTAACTTAGTGCAAAATATATAGGAAATAAAAAAATAGAAGCTGCTGCAAATTAGTGAATGAAGTAAAATTTAGAATGTAAATTCACTTATTTTTTACTTACATTTTAACAGATTAATTTGCAACAGCTATTTTTTCTATGCTCTATATATTCCTTTCATATTTAAAATATTTTCAGAATAATCATCTGCTGGTTTATAGCCCTGTTCCAGCAAATTTATTGTGTAAAATTTATTATAAAGAAAACATAATATGAACTGAGCTAATCCAAAACTAAGAAACATTAATATAAGGGTAATTAAAAGCCATTTAAAATCTCCTCTAAATAATGGAACAAAAAATCCAAAGAAGAGCATTGTCCAACTAAAACCAACAAAACCTTGTTTTTGGACACCATTTTTTTCCAACATTATAATTTTTGCCATAAGATATCCTCCATGAAATTATTTCAAAAATATATAATACATTGTATTATTTTTATTAGTGAAATGTCAAATATTATTTAACAAACCTTAGTAAAAAGTTTCTACTTCTGAAAGTGGGGCTAGTTCACCAGTGTTTCATTGATTAGATATCAATCTATTAATACTATTTCAAAAATTTTAGCAGAAATTAAAATTTTTTTAAAATTAAAAATATTTACTTTTAAAATTTATGTAAATATTATATAATAATTACAGGAGAACTGTACAAAGTTTTATAGTGATTAAAATAAATTATATAAAGAAATAGATTGAAATTCTTGACATTGAATAACAGATGTAATATACTTTTAGAAAGGGAAAGTATATTCCCGAAGTAAAACAAATATTGAATGGAGGAATTGATGAATAGACTAGAAGGAAAAGTTGCAGTTGTTACTGGAAGTGCAAGAGGAATAGGAAGAGCTATTGTTGAAAAGCTTGCAGCACATGGTGCAAAAATGGTTGTCTCTTGTGATATGGGTGAAACATCTTATGAACAAAAAAATGTAATTCATAAGATTTTGAATGTTACTGACAGAGAAGCTATAAAAACATTTGTAGATGAAGTTGAAAAAGAATATGGAAAGATAGATATCCTTGTGAATAATGCAGGAATTACAAAAGATGGATTATTGATGAGAATGACAGAAGATCAATGGGATGCAGTTATAAATGTAAACTTAAAAGGTGTTTTTAATATGACACAAGCTGTATCAAGGTCTATGTTAAAAGCTAGAAAAGGATCTATTATTACTCTATCATCTGTTGTTGGATTACATGGAAATGCTGGACAAACAAATTATGCTGCAACTAAGGGTGGAGTAATAGCAATGTCAAAATGTTGGGCAAAAGAATTTGGTGGAAGAAATGTAAGGGCAAACTGTGTTGCTCCTGGTTTTGTTCAAACACCTATGACAGATGTATTACCTGAAGAAACAGTAAAAGGAATGTTAGCAGCAACTCCTCTTGGAAGACTTGGACAAGTTGATGATATTGCTAATGCTGTTTTATTCTTAGCAAGTGATGAATCTTCATTTATAACTGGAGAAGTAATATCTGTATCTGGTGGTTTAATGCTTTAATTTCTTAGTTTGCAATTTTATTTTACTATAACATTTTAAGGAGGAAGATATGAGTAAAGTTTATGTAGTAGCAGCAAAAAGATCAGCTATTGGAAGTTTTTTAGGGAGTTTAGCACCTTTAAAACCTGGAGATTTGGGAGCTCAAATAGTAAAAAATATTCTTGAAGAAACAAAAGTAGATCCAGCTAATATTGATGAAGTTATAGTTGGAAATGTTTTAAGTGCAGGACAAGCTCAAGGTGTTGGAAGACAAGTTTCTATAAGAGCTGGAATTCCTTATGAAGTCCCAGCTTATTCTGTAAACATAATTTGTGGAAGCGGAATGAAATCAATTATAACAGCTTTCTCTAACATCAAAGCAGGAGAAGCAAATTTAGTAATAGCTGGTGGAACAGAATCTATGTCTGGTGCAGGGTTTA
This Fusobacterium animalis 7_1 DNA region includes the following protein-coding sequences:
- the ispG gene encoding flavodoxin-dependent (E)-4-hydroxy-3-methylbut-2-enyl-diphosphate synthase, encoding MERNTRVVKVANLKIGGNNPIIIQSMTNTNSADVEATVKQINELEKAGCQLVRMTINNIKAAEAIKEIKKKVSLPLVADIHFDYRLALLAIENGIDKLRINPGNIGSDENVKKVVEAAKEKNIPIRIGVNSGSIEKEILKKYSKPCVDALVESAMYHIRLLEKFEFFDIIVSLKSSNVKMMVEAYRKISSLVDYPLHLGVTEAGTKFQGTVKSAIGIGALLIDGIGDTLRVSLTENPVEEIKVAKEILKVLDLSSEGVEIISCPTCGRTEIDLIGLAKKVEKEFENEKNKIKIAVMGCVVNGPGEAREADYGIAAGRGIGILFKKGEIVKKVSENSLLEELKKMISEDLENKKIKLFL
- a CDS encoding RNA polymerase sigma factor, coding for MDFDNIYEEYFDRVYYKVLSVVKNDDDAEDICQETFISVYKNLSKFREESNIYTWIYRIAINKTYDFFKKRKLEFEINDEVLSLPEDINFDTKVILEEKLKLISEKEREIVILKDIYGYKLKEIAEIKNMNLSTVKSVYYKALKDMGGN
- a CDS encoding type B 50S ribosomal protein L31, with translation MKKGIHPEFDLVVFEDMAGNQFLTRSTKLPKETTTFEGKEYPVIKVAVSSKSHPFYTGEQRFVDTAGRVDKFNKKFNLGKK
- the upp gene encoding uracil phosphoribosyltransferase; protein product: MSVIEINHPLIEHKMTILRSADTDTKLFRENLNEIAKLMTYEATKHLKLETTEVTTPLMKTQAYVLQDKVALVPILRAGLGMVDGILDLIPTAKVGHIGVYRNEETLEPVYYYCKLPTDIASRKVILVDPMLATGGSAVYAIDYLKSQGVTDITFMCLVAAPDGIAKLLNKHPDVPIYTAKIDQGLNENGYIYPGLGDCGDRIFGTK
- a CDS encoding 2-hydroxyacid dehydrogenase; this translates as MKVLFYGVREVEVPLFHELNKKFGYDLELIPDYLNSKETAEKAKGFECVVLRGNCFATKEVLDMYKSYGVKYLFTRTVGTNHIDVKYAKELGFKLAYVPFYSPNAIAELAVSLAMSLLRHLPYTAQKFNKRDFTVDKNMFSREVRNCTVGVIGLGRIGFTAAKLFKGLGANVIGYDMFPKTGIDDIVTQVSMEELIAKSDIITLHAPFIKENGKIVTKEFLSKMKENSILINTARGELMDLEAVVNALESGHLAAAGIDTIEGEVNYFFKNFSDKQAEFRTDYPLYNKLLDLYPRVLVTPHVGSYTDEAASNMIETSLENLKEYLDTGACKNDIKA
- a CDS encoding Glu/Leu/Phe/Val family dehydrogenase produces the protein MSKETLNPLLSAQAKVKEACDALGLEPAVYELLKEPQRIIEISIPVRMDDGSIKTFKGYRSAHNDAVGPFKGGIRFHQNVNADEVKALSIWMSIKCQVTGIPYGGGKGGITVDPSELSQRELEQLSRGWVRGMWKYLGEKVDVPAPDVNTNGQIMAWMQDEYNKLTGEQTIGVFTGKPLTYGGSQGRNEATGFGVAVTMREIFKALGKDLKGAKVAVQGFGNVGKFTVKNIMKLGGKVVAVAEFEKAKGAYAIYKDSGFTFEELEAAKAAGSLTKVAGAKELSMDEFWSLDVDAIAPCALENAIKEHEANLVKAKIICEGANGPITPEADEILYKKGIVVTPDVLTNAGGVTVSYFEWVQNIYGYYWTEKEVEEREERAMVDAFKPIWEMKVEKNVSFRQATYMKSIKRIAEAMRVRGWL
- the lgt gene encoding prolipoprotein diacylglyceryl transferase, with protein sequence MNPVFLKIGPIELHYYGLMYAIAFFVGISLGKKIAKERNFDVDLVENYAFVAIISGLIGGRLYYVLFNLPYYLQDPLEIPAVWHGGMAIHGGILGGIVGTFIFAKIKKINPLTLGDFAAGPFILGQAIGRIGNFMNGEIHGVPTFTPFSVIFSLKPKFYEWYSHYQSLSIADKANYPNLVPWGIVFPSSSPAGSEFPNLALHPAMLYEMILNLIGFFIIWFILRKKKNKAPGYMWWWYVIIYSVNRIIVSFFRVEDLMFFNFRAPHVISVILIAVSIFFLKKDSKKCLNKKTPKV
- a CDS encoding DUF368 domain-containing protein → MILLFLKSIIIGVANIIPGVSGGTLAVMLNVYDPITEKIGNFFLVDRKTKLSYFFYLLVVLVGAATGIFLFANIIRYSITNYPKITVTIFTLLILPSIPYIVKGLDYKKKKNVLAFCYGAIIMIIFILLGLKYGDKTAGAVTIQLSKGFTTIYLIKLFLCGVVAAGAMIIPGISGSLLLMMLGEYYNVVYLISSLTLSLKEKSFTIFIPLIILALGIGVGLVAFSKAINYLLKNHREFTLFFIEGIITFSIIQMWLSI
- a CDS encoding alanine racemase translates to MNTSFYVSLDKDALYHNIEYLREYKQKELLPVIKANAYGHNSLLIAKALYDFNLKTWAVARFSEAISITEYMMNNFSINDFKILVFESLNDDYSFLEKYPQICPTINSIKDLKNALANNIPIDRLSLKIDFGFGRNGVKEEEVDELKNLIKFNSLKFLSIFSHLFSASYTDGLEVIRKFTEVVNKLGRNNFQMIHLQNAAGIYNYDVEVVTHVRTGMLTYGLQEAGFYDLDLKPVFTGLIGYVDSVRYVNELDYVAYEDLSSISPKTKKIAKIKIGYGDGFLKANNKTTCLIKKKEYVISQVTMDNTFIEVDDRVNVGDKVHLYHRPNEMKLRTGISMLEFLIAISPLRVKRIFKGEES
- the fabG gene encoding 3-oxoacyl-[acyl-carrier-protein] reductase; translated protein: MNRLEGKVAVVTGSARGIGRAIVEKLAAHGAKMVVSCDMGETSYEQKNVIHKILNVTDREAIKTFVDEVEKEYGKIDILVNNAGITKDGLLMRMTEDQWDAVINVNLKGVFNMTQAVSRSMLKARKGSIITLSSVVGLHGNAGQTNYAATKGGVIAMSKCWAKEFGGRNVRANCVAPGFVQTPMTDVLPEETVKGMLAATPLGRLGQVDDIANAVLFLASDESSFITGEVISVSGGLML